A segment of the Candidatus Andeanibacterium colombiense genome:
GTGTTCGCCGCCTCGCGGATCGCCTCGACCGCGCCGTCGGCCAGCGAGTCCGCCAGCGCGACCTCGACCTTGACCTTGGGGACCATGTTGGTCGCGTATTCGGCCCCGCGATAGATTTCGGTCTGGCCTTTCTGCCGTCCGAAACCTTTCACCTCGCTCGCCATCATGCCCAGCACGCCGATCGCGCCGAGCGCTTCGCGAACGTCGT
Coding sequences within it:
- a CDS encoding P-II family nitrogen regulator, producing the protein MKYVIAIIKPHKLDDVREALGAIGVLGMMASEVKGFGRQKGQTEIYRGAEYATNMVPKVKVEVALADSLADGAVEAIREAANTGSIGDGKIFVLDLESALRIRTGETGETAL